One segment of Alnus glutinosa chromosome 2, dhAlnGlut1.1, whole genome shotgun sequence DNA contains the following:
- the LOC133861813 gene encoding uncharacterized protein LOC133861813: protein MQSVEAREERKMQSSCQNEVTKVCLHGCCPTPLFSLTAPENTKPRRSTSAACRLDFASTTKTSIFPNTKFSNHESLPSLRESFAEFTKAYPQYSDTDQVDQIRAQEYYHLSLSNHACHDYIGIGLFSYSQQQNQDPSRNEIASSSTTTPPPSPPGKSHFPFFSISFKTGSLKTQLLHGGGHSEFESAMKKRIMGFLNISENDYCMVFTANRTSAFKLLAESYPFQSSRKLLTVYDYQSEAVEAMTNSSEKRGAQIMSAEFSWPGLRIQSAKLRKMVVSKSKKKKRGLFVFPLHSRITGSRYPYLWMSIAQENGWHLLIDACALGPKDMDSFGLSLFRPDFFICSFYKVFGENPSGFGCLFVKKSTIPILEASTSAGMINLVPAEKLFRLADESSGTDTESSSFSGRIQIESGKLEQEVPAEPKELGASEIGESEESADLIKIGHAKRSTNESLEMECRALDQVDSLGLILITNRARYLINWLVHSLMKLEHPNTVGIPLVRIYGPKIKFNRGPALAFNVFDWKGEKVEPVLVQKLADRSNISLSYGFLHNIWFSDMYAEEKERVLEVRGSGSSKVVKNKREDKADHGITVVTAALGFLANFQDTYKLWAFVAQFLDADFVEKERWRYTALNQKTIEV, encoded by the coding sequence ATGCAAAGTGTTGAggcaagagaagaaagaaaaatgcagTCATCTTGCCAAAATGAGGTCACAAAGGTATGCCTTCATGGTTGCTGCCCAACCCCCCTCTTCAGCCTGACAGCACCTGAGAACACCAAGCCAAGACGCAGCACTTCTGCAGCTTGTCGCCTTGACTTTGCATCAACAACTAAAACCTCTATCTTCCCAAACACCAAGTTTTCCAACCATGAGTCTCTCCCATCTTTGCGAGAATCATTTGCTGAATTCACCAAAGCATACCCACAGTACTCTGATACTGATCAAGTTGACCAAATACGAGCCCAGGAATATTACCATCTCTCGCTCTCCAACCATGCCTGCCATGATTATATTGGTATTGGCCTCTTCTCCTATTCTCAACAGCAAAATCAGGACCCCTCAAGAAACGAAATTGCCTCTTCTTCTACTACTACACCACCCCCATCACCTCCTGGAAAATCACATTTTCCCTTCTTTAGTATATCCTTCAAGACAGGGAGTCTGAAAACGCAGCTACTTCATGGTGGCGGACATTCTGAATTTGAATCTGCAATGAAGAAAAGGATCATGGGTTTTCTTAATATTTCCGAAAATGATTACTGCATGGTTTTCACTGCAAACAGAACATCAGCGTTTAAACTTTTAGCAGAATCTTACCCGTTCCAATCAAGTCGGAAGCTTCTGACAGTTTATGACTATCAAAGTGAGGCGGTGGAAGCAATGACAAATAGCTCAGAGAAGAGAGGCGCCCAAATCATGTCGGCAGAATTTTCATGGCCAGGACTGAGGATTCAGTCTGCGAAGCTGAGGAAGATGGTTGTGagtaagagtaaaaaaaagaaaaggggactTTTTGTCTTCCCTCTTCATTCTAGAATAACAGGATCCAGATATCCTTATCTCTGGATGAGCATAGCACAGGAGAATGGCTGGCATCTCCTGATTGATGCTTGTGCATTGGGACCAAAGGACATGGACAGCTTCGGCCTCTCTCTCTTTCGCCCGGACTTCTTCATTTGTTCCTTCTACAAAGTTTTTGGGGAAAACCCATCTGGATTTGGATGTCTCTTCGTCAAGAAGTCTACTATTCCAATCCTGGAAGCTTCTACAAGCGCAGGTATGATCAATCTCGTCCCAGCAGAGAAGCTGTTTCGGTTAGCGGATGAGTCTTCTGGTACTGACACCGAATCGAGCTCCTTCTCTGGTCGTATACAAATAGAGTCTGGAAAATTGGAACAAGAGGTACCTGCAGAACCGAAAGAATTGGGAGCTTCCGAAATTGGGGAGTCAGAAGAATCTgctgatttaattaaaattggacATGCCAAGAGAAGCACAAATGAGAGCTTGGAAATGGAATGCAGGGCCTTGGATCAGGTGGACTCATTGGGACTAATTCTGATTACTAACAGAGCAAGGTACCTGATCAATTGGCTGGTCCACTCTTTGATGAAGCTTGAGCATCCTAACACAGTGGGGATTCCCTTGGTAAGAATATATGGGCCAAAGATAAAATTTAACAGGGGACCTGCATTGGCTTTCAACGTATTTGATTGGAAAGGAGAAAAGGTTGAGCCTGTTCTTGTACAGAAACTTGCTGATAGAAGCAACATTTCTCTAAGCTATGGATTCTTACACAATATCTGGTTCTCAGATATGTATGCAGAAGAGAAGGAGAGAGTACTCGAGGTAAGAGGATCTGGATCAAGCAAAGTGGTGAAAAACAAGAGGGAGGACAAAGCTGATCATGGAATAACTGTGGTTACAGCTGCGCTTGGGTTCTTGGCCAATTTTCAAGACACCTACAAGCTTTGGGCTTTTGTTGCTCAATTCCTAGATGCAGACTTTGTGGAGAAGGAGCGATGGAGATATACAGCTCTTAATCAGAAAACAATTGAagtttga
- the LOC133861258 gene encoding pentatricopeptide repeat-containing protein At4g38010, whose protein sequence is MSKTMLSRKWFPLDFIHRCNDLRSFKQIHAQLLTSGVVRDELVVNRVAGFFGKFVEFGEYGCDLLKQIDCRISSFPSNLLITGYAGSDTPRAAVLVYRRIVREGFMPDMYTFPAVLKSCAKFLGIGEGRQVHGVIVKVGFLGDLFVQNSLVHFYSVCGDFAVASRAFDDMPVRDAVSWTGLISGYVRAGLFGEAVALFSRMDVEPSKATFASVLVACGRMAYLSLGKGIHGLIFKRVGVGLVVGNAIVDMYVKCECLFEAKQIFDELPERDIVSWTTMISGLVQCKRPKESLEFFHKMHTSGIEPDRVILTSVLSACASLGALDYGKWINEYIDLRDIKWDAHIGTAMIDMYSKCGCVEMALRTFNRMPYKNVYTWNALLGGLAMHGHGHDALKHFEEMNRSDTRPNEVTFLAILTACCHSGLVEEGRRYFYQMISQQNNLSPRLEHYGCMVDMLCRAGHLDEAQALIKSMPMPPDVLIWGSLLSGCNASGIVELSQEVLDRLQELESQDSGIYVLLSNIYATNQRWAEVTRARRLMKENGIKKASGSSVIEVDGTAHEFLAGDTSHPQYEDVHQLLNILANKVYLEGQFADPFLIT, encoded by the coding sequence ATGAGCAAGACCATGCTTTCTCGGAAATGGTTTCCTTTAGATTTCATTCATAGATGCAACGATTTGAGGTCCTTCAAACAAATCCATGCGCAACTTTTAACATCTGGTGTGGTTCGTGACGAGTTGGTTGTTAACAGAGTTGCTGGGTTCTTTGGGAAATTTGTTGAGTTTGGTGAATATGGCTGTGATCTTTTGAAGCAAATTGATTGTCGCATAAGCTCATTCCCGTCTAATTTGCTGATAACTGGCTATGCTGGTAGTGACACGCCGAGGGCGGCAGTATTGGTCTATAGGAGGATAGTGAGAGAGGGATTTATGCCTGACATGTACACTTTTCCGGCGGTTCTGAAATCTTGTGCTAAGTTTTTGGGGATTGGGGAGGGTAGACAGGTTCATGGGGTGATTGTAAAAGTAGGATTTTTAGGTGATCTATTTGTGCAAAACTCGCTTGTCCATTTCTACAGTGTTTGTGGTGATTTTGCCGTTGCTAGTAGGGCGTTTGATGACATGCCTGTGAGAGATGCGGTGTCTTGGACTGGTTTGATATCTGGGTATGTGAGAGCAGGGTTGTTTGGTGAGGCTGTAGCTTTATTTTCGAGGATGGATGTCGAGCCAAGTAAAGCAACTTTTGCCAGTGTTCTTGTGGCTTGTGGGCGAATGGCGTATTTGAGTTTGGGGAAGGGGATTCATGGCTTGATTTTTAAGCGTGTAGGGGTGGGTTTGGTGGTAGGCAATGCTATCGTGGATATGTATGTCAAGTGTGAGTGTTTGTTTGAGGCAAAGCAAATCTTTGATGAGCTCCCTGAGAGAGATATTGTATCATGGACTACTATGATTAGTGGCTTGGTGCAATGTAAACGTCCCAAAGAGTCGTTGgaattttttcacaaaatgcACACTTCAGGCATTGAACCTGATAGGGTTATACTCACTAGCGTGCTGTCAGCTTGTGCGAGTCTTGGGGCTCTTGATTATGGCAAATGGATCAATGAGTATATTGATCTTAGGGATATCAAATGGGACGCCCATATTGGAACAGCTATGATTGACATGTATTCTAAGTGTGGCTGTGTGGAGATGGCATTACGGACCTTCAATAGGATGCCTTATAAGAATGTGTATACATGGAATGCCTTGCTAGGCGGTTTAGCAATGCATGGACATGGGCATGATGCACTCAAACATTTTGAAGAAATGAATAGATCTGATACGAGGCCCAATGAGGTGACATTTCTAGCCATTTTGACAGCTTGCTGCCATTCTGGCTTGGTTGAAGAAGGTCGTAGGTACTTCTATCAAATGATAAGTCAACAAAATAATCTTTCTCCAAGGTTAGAACACTACGGATGCATGGTTGATATGCTGTGTCGGGCTGGACACTTGGATGAAGCGCAGGCGCTGATAAAATCTATGCCTATGCCACCTGATGTGCTGATATGGGGATCTCTTCTTAGTGGCTGTAATGCCAGTGGAATTGTTGAACTCTCTCAAGAAGTATTAGATCGCCTCCAGGAACTTGAGTCTCAAGATAGTGGGATATATGTGCTCCTATCTAACATATATGCTACTAATCAACGATGGGCTGAAGTAACAAGGGCACGAAGGTTGATGAAGGAGAACGGTATAAAAAAGGCCTCTGGATCAAGTGTTATAGAGGTGGATGGTACGGCTCATGAATTTCTGGCTGGAGATACTAGCCACCCTCAGTATGAGGATGTTCATCAATTGTTAAACATCCTTGCTAATAAAGTCTATCTTGAAGGGCAATTTGCAGACCCATTCTTGATAACATGA